ACAAGCAGTTCTTAACAGTATGATTTATGAGGAATAACTGATGAATGTGCTGCCGTTAGCTATGAACCATATATTGCCATTTATCACTGAGTCACTACAGACTAATCAAGAAATGACCCAGAAATATGTTCTCCTGCTCCGTGTTGTCATCTAAATCATGTGCATGTGAGCGGAGGATTAGCTCTGGGGTTCATTTGATTCAGACTGtaaattgtttttgtgtcatgGATTAGAAATTGTTcaattaattatataattaataattacataacAAGTTGTTACTTACTTTTAAAAAACCACAAGGGCCTCGTTAAAGGTCTTAGCATCATCGACTGATCTGAATATAGTTTTTCTTTGCCCCCCTTTGTTTTGAAATTCTCGTTTCCTAATTGAACTGGATGTTATgaagtaattattattttgctgTGGGGAAAATACAGACTGGGTTTTTGGATTTTCCAGAAGcgactcttttcttttctttattgttttgtgttgactACAATGAACAAATCTGGGGTGGagtgtcatttgtttgtgtttgctgcatgtCTACTTTAGGAATGTGTGAAAGTTTTGAGTGTCTGAACCCAGTGTGCATTtgacaaactttaaaatatttgacTCACAAACCTGAAGAAATCATTGTTGGCACTGACTTACCTGGCACCCCAAGCGCTCGATTGTTTTGAACTTGTGTTGAATTCTTTTAtgtattaagaatattttccaACTTCTTAAGATAAATGAGGACGTTTTTTTAGCCCATGAAAAGTTGACCATTTGATACAGCACATGGTTTTCATGGTAcatcaataaaatctttaatCTAACTTGTCTCATTATAATGTTGATAAGAGGTGTCATTGTTGAGTGAATTTTGCCATTTTGAAGCCTTATAAGAAGAGACTGTGCGTTGTTGCAGTGATGTAAGGGCCCCGTTGCCTGAGGGCACCACGTCATAATGAGTCGACATTAGTAATTCATCACCACTCATGCATGCAGAGAAAAATTAAGGGTTGCAGAGCTCAGCCTCTGTATAATTCACTGTTTgcatttattcttttctttgagATTAACTCCACCTGTGCCGTGTAAGCAGGTCAACTCTAAACAGTGTAGTGGATTACATGATGCAGATagttttttaaatctgaactTTTCTAACTCCTCTTATTGCTCCACCACAACAGGTGTAGAGGATGAGCTCAGGCAATGGGACCAAGAGGAAAGTCGGCAAGCAGCAGCATTTCATCAACATGGTGGCTTTTGACCCTGAAACACAGAGTGAGATTCAAGGTCTTTTTAGTAAAGTCAGAACCTATGTCAAGCCGTCCAATGGGGAGTGGTGCATCCCCGACCCAAACGTTGCTCTCAGACACTCTGCGGAGGAGCACTGCCGGCTGCAGGCCCTGAAAGTGTCGCTGAACACTGTGAAGAACCAGCTCAGTGACAAGAACGTCCAGATTTGGCATCAGCACACCAACTCCACCAACCGAGCCGGAAAAGTGATCGCAGCCGTACGTTCTGCTGCCAATGCGGAGATCTGCACTCAGGCCTGGTGCAAGTTCTTTGAGATCCTGGGAGTCTTCAATCTTCTCCCAGAGGAGGCTCTTCAAAATGGAGAGCTGAACACGGTCCACCTGTGTGAAGCTCCGGGGGCCTTTATAACCGCTCTGAACCACTACATCAAAACCAGTGAGTCCACACGCTACTGTGACTGGAGCTGGGCCGCCAACACTCTCAACCCGTACCACGAGGGTAACGGTGGCAGCACAACTATCGCAGATGATCGTTTGATTGCTAACACGCTGCCCTGGTGGTTCTTTGGCTCAGATAACACAGGCAACATCATGATCCAGAAGCATTTGCtggagctgcaggtttttgtggCTAACATGCATAGAGTGGATTTAGTGACGGCAGACGGTAGTTTTGACTGTCAGGAGAACCCAGACGAGCAGGAGGCGCTGGTGGCGTCACTGCATTACTGCGAGGCCACAGCTGCACTGCTCCTCCTGAGCCCCGGGGGCTCCTTTGTATTGAAAATGTTCACCCTGTATGAACACTCATCCATCTGCCTACTCTACCTGCTCAACTGCTGCTTCCGCTCTGTCAACGTTTTCAAACCAGCCACCAGCAAGGCCGGCAACTCTGAGGTTTATGTCGTGTGTCTGAACTATGACGGCAAAGAAGCTGTGAGGCCTCTGCTCTCAAAACTCATTCGTAACTACGGACCACATCTGGCTGACCGAGAGGCACTTTTCCCAAACTCTCTCATTCCAGAGTCGTTTCTGACACAGCATGAAGAGGTGTGCTCGTACTTCCATGCGCAGCAGGTGGAGACGATCACAGAAAACCTGCGACTGTTTGAAGGAATGAGCACAGAGCAGAGGCAGCGGCTCGACTACATCAGAGATTGTACGGCTCAGGAATACCTGCAGCGCTTTCAGGTAGACCATGAACCTAAACCATGTCCATGCTGGTTTACCAGTTTGTGTGAAAGCCTTTAAATGGTACATTATGGAT
The Larimichthys crocea isolate SSNF chromosome VIII, L_crocea_2.0, whole genome shotgun sequence genome window above contains:
- the cmtr2 gene encoding cap-specific mRNA (nucleoside-2'-O-)-methyltransferase 2, producing the protein MSSGNGTKRKVGKQQHFINMVAFDPETQSEIQGLFSKVRTYVKPSNGEWCIPDPNVALRHSAEEHCRLQALKVSLNTVKNQLSDKNVQIWHQHTNSTNRAGKVIAAVRSAANAEICTQAWCKFFEILGVFNLLPEEALQNGELNTVHLCEAPGAFITALNHYIKTSESTRYCDWSWAANTLNPYHEGNGGSTTIADDRLIANTLPWWFFGSDNTGNIMIQKHLLELQVFVANMHRVDLVTADGSFDCQENPDEQEALVASLHYCEATAALLLLSPGGSFVLKMFTLYEHSSICLLYLLNCCFRSVNVFKPATSKAGNSEVYVVCLNYDGKEAVRPLLSKLIRNYGPHLADREALFPNSLIPESFLTQHEEVCSYFHAQQVETITENLRLFEGMSTEQRQRLDYIRDCTAQEYLQRFQVSFLPRSRWISRHMVSPACCSVSAGRPLGQKKQTASFNERRELQTLSWRERIVRGCHATCIQKHCTEASGTGCMLEGPLSQCHVESWYVIVGAALTAVRNSPFCEGGLLNHLNEALMDTAVDWTRAPPCNSCHVLCVASVLSDVAGLCNLTVDSDGNKKKTHCLVFGSRSVWGECESGLGDLVLTFSSEPLFPQRGCITLHDGEPLYQQQLLGCVVYSLQTLNSGDVLLLPVLSALTRVTAAVVLCLHVCFHSVTFRCPPPSGIAGTVLVCIGFCPKAAARMLPVLTNVQSCMGQLRGEEDSGENQPPDSQVLQFVPMEEMLTGGLTDFLWTMNSEIIKQKLHLLMQS